The Yoonia sp. SS1-5 genome contains a region encoding:
- a CDS encoding ABC transporter permease produces the protein MSLRLYAIAYLIFLYAPIALLPLFAFNDATIIAFPLTGFTTEWFGELWTNKALLSAARNSLFIAVVTALLSTILGVCAARAGAMYRFPLKAGIVGFIMLPLVLPEIIVAVSLLVVVVQILDLPLSHWTIIAAHVLICTPFSIAILNGAFQNLDPAMEEAAMDLGESRFSAFWRVTLPLVMPGIIASLLIAFTISLDEFIIAFFLSAAEPTMPVYIWGLLRFPASLPVVMALGTILVLLSVAVLIAAEMLRRRGLARAGVKDKGGFL, from the coding sequence ATGAGCCTGCGTCTCTATGCCATCGCCTATCTGATCTTTCTTTATGCGCCGATTGCCTTGCTGCCGCTCTTTGCGTTCAATGATGCGACAATCATCGCCTTTCCGCTGACAGGGTTTACAACCGAATGGTTCGGCGAATTATGGACCAACAAGGCACTGCTGAGTGCGGCCCGGAATTCGCTGTTTATCGCGGTGGTGACGGCCCTGTTATCCACCATTCTGGGCGTCTGTGCCGCGCGTGCGGGGGCCATGTATCGGTTTCCCCTCAAGGCGGGGATCGTGGGGTTTATCATGCTGCCGCTTGTCCTGCCCGAGATTATCGTGGCTGTGTCACTGCTTGTGGTGGTCGTGCAAATCCTTGATTTGCCCCTGTCGCATTGGACCATTATCGCCGCACATGTGCTGATCTGTACCCCGTTCAGCATCGCCATCCTGAATGGGGCATTCCAGAACCTCGACCCGGCCATGGAAGAGGCGGCGATGGATTTGGGCGAAAGCCGGTTTTCCGCGTTTTGGCGGGTCACCTTGCCACTGGTGATGCCCGGGATCATCGCAAGCCTGTTGATAGCATTCACGATTTCGCTGGACGAGTTCATCATCGCCTTCTTCCTGTCGGCGGCGGAACCGACAATGCCGGTCTATATCTGGGGGTTGCTGCGCTTTCCCGCCTCGCTTCCGGTGGTGATGGCGCTTGGGACGATCCTGGTGCTTTTATCCGTGGCCGTCCTGATTGCGGCGGAGATGTTGCGCAGACGCGGGCTGGCGCGCGCCGGGGTCAAGGATAAAGGGGGTTTTCTGTGA
- a CDS encoding ABC transporter permease: MWRKLTSTETGRGLLMVSPPALYAVLLLAVPLLAIVLFSFWTQDFMTVDTSFTLDNYREIIDKPIYGALLQRSIFVSACVTAVTVLLAFPVAYFVSFHVRPSRKSLWLFLITIPFWTSYLIRVFLWKVILGYSGVVNTGLINLGIIEEPLTFILYNVNAVIITLAHAFAPFAILPIFVALEKIDRSLIEASRDLGEGRVMTFFRVTLPLAMPGVVAAVLIVFIPTIGDYVTPELMGGAGGKLIANMIQTQFLALNNAPLGAALAIVAMLSVSAISLGFVLLNRRWLRGRT, encoded by the coding sequence ATGTGGCGTAAACTGACCTCAACCGAAACAGGGCGCGGATTGCTGATGGTCAGTCCGCCGGCGCTCTATGCGGTTTTGCTGTTGGCTGTTCCATTGCTGGCGATTGTCCTGTTCAGTTTCTGGACACAGGATTTCATGACGGTCGATACCAGTTTCACGCTGGATAACTACCGCGAGATCATCGACAAACCGATTTACGGGGCTTTGCTGCAAAGGTCGATTTTCGTATCGGCCTGTGTGACGGCGGTGACAGTTTTGCTCGCATTTCCAGTGGCTTATTTTGTATCATTTCATGTGCGGCCCAGCCGGAAATCGCTTTGGCTGTTCCTGATCACAATCCCGTTCTGGACCTCCTATCTGATCCGGGTTTTCCTGTGGAAGGTCATCCTTGGCTATTCCGGGGTTGTGAATACCGGCCTGATCAATCTGGGCATTATCGAAGAGCCGCTGACCTTCATCCTCTACAACGTCAACGCCGTCATCATCACGCTGGCGCATGCTTTCGCCCCCTTCGCAATTCTGCCGATCTTTGTGGCGCTCGAAAAGATCGACAGGTCATTGATCGAGGCATCCCGTGATCTGGGCGAGGGCCGGGTCATGACGTTTTTCCGGGTCACGCTGCCGCTTGCCATGCCCGGTGTGGTGGCGGCGGTGCTGATCGTCTTTATCCCCACAATTGGCGACTACGTGACGCCGGAACTGATGGGCGGGGCAGGCGGCAAGCTGATTGCCAATATGATCCAGACTCAGTTTCTGGCGCTGAACAACGCGCCACTGGGGGCAGCACTGGCGATTGTCGCGATGCTTAGCGTCTCGGCCATCAGCCTTGGCTTTGTGTTGTTGAACCGGCGTTGGTTGCGGGGCCGCACATGA
- the rpsI gene encoding 30S ribosomal protein S9 translates to MADQVNSLEELGQVAEGVETVDAPVAEPVITREPVRDELGRSYATGKRKDAIARVWIKPGSGKVTVNGKEMNTYFARPVLQMILAQPFSVAGVTGQFDVVATVKGGGLSGQAGAVKHGVSKALQLYDPSLRPALKAAGFLTRDSRVVERKKYGKAKARKSFQFSKR, encoded by the coding sequence ATGGCCGATCAAGTAAACTCGCTCGAAGAGCTGGGCCAAGTCGCCGAAGGTGTCGAAACCGTCGATGCACCTGTCGCGGAACCAGTGATCACCCGTGAACCCGTTCGTGACGAACTGGGCCGGTCCTATGCAACCGGCAAGCGGAAGGATGCGATTGCCCGCGTCTGGATCAAGCCCGGTTCTGGCAAGGTCACCGTGAACGGCAAGGAAATGAACACCTATTTCGCACGTCCGGTGCTGCAGATGATCCTGGCCCAGCCGTTTTCGGTTGCTGGCGTCACAGGTCAGTTTGACGTGGTTGCCACAGTCAAGGGCGGCGGCCTGTCCGGTCAGGCCGGTGCGGTCAAGCATGGTGTGTCAAAGGCATTGCAGCTTTATGATCCATCCTTGCGTCCGGCGCTGAAAGCCGCAGGCTTCCTGACCCGCGACAGCCGTGTGGTCGAGCGGAAGAAATACGGTAAGGCCAAGGCCCGTAAGAGCTTCCAGTTCTCCAAGCGCTAA
- the rplM gene encoding 50S ribosomal protein L13 has product MKTFTATPADIDKKWILIDAEGVVLGRLASIVAMRLRGKHKPSFTPHMDMGDNVIVINAEKIQMTGNKRDEKYYWHTGHPGGIKSKTKAEILEGAHPERVVMKAVQRMLPGGKLSRKQMTNLRVFAGAEHGMDAQKPEVLDVASMNKKNTRTA; this is encoded by the coding sequence ATGAAAACCTTTACCGCAACCCCGGCGGATATCGACAAGAAATGGATCCTGATCGACGCTGAAGGCGTTGTTCTGGGCCGTCTTGCGTCGATCGTCGCGATGCGCTTGCGCGGCAAGCACAAGCCCTCTTTCACGCCGCACATGGATATGGGCGACAACGTGATTGTCATCAACGCTGAAAAAATCCAGATGACCGGCAACAAGCGTGATGAGAAATATTACTGGCACACCGGCCACCCCGGCGGGATCAAGTCCAAGACCAAGGCAGAGATCCTCGAAGGTGCGCATCCAGAGCGCGTTGTGATGAAAGCCGTTCAGCGTATGCTGCCCGGCGGCAAGCTGAGCCGCAAGCAAATGACAAACCTGCGCGTATTTGCAGGCGCTGAACATGGCATGGACGCCCAGAAGCCCGAAGTTCTGGATGTTGCTTCCATGAACAAAAAGAACACGAGGACAGCATAA
- a CDS encoding PLP-dependent aminotransferase family protein → MIVPDTIWQPSLTGAGKSKYKALAQAIRDGIGSGALVAGAKLPPVRDLAYRVGVTPGTVARAYSLLTDEGRLVAEVGRGTFVAGQSRNAHAIVPALIHEVDEDTAEFRSSRVPDVGQGLLIDDALIRLGQSHRRRHINYPTPQTDFEARAAIVDWIGAGRVGRLDADHVVLGNGAQNCVILALQAELHGAHPVILTEELAYPGVRHAARLLRAEVIGVEMDDDGIIPAALAETYRTHGGQVLLTAAEVHSPTTTKTSYARKKEIAALAERFGLTIIEDDCHSIAPTVVPAYRAILPKQSYFISSLTKSVSGALRFGYAVAPMGRHKALQQVAQSSFHGVAQPMLDVVTDLVTRGDAARVRDQVIAHTAQRVRLGVNRLGGWDLRWREDVPFLWLKLPQGWRASSFALACERAGISVRPADEFALANASAPNAVRLAVTTCGSEPQYLAALGVMNDLLANPDVRMES, encoded by the coding sequence TTGATTGTACCGGATACAATTTGGCAACCAAGCCTGACGGGTGCAGGGAAATCGAAGTATAAGGCGCTTGCACAAGCCATTCGCGACGGGATCGGGTCTGGCGCGCTTGTCGCCGGGGCAAAACTGCCGCCGGTGCGTGACCTGGCTTACCGTGTGGGGGTGACCCCGGGCACGGTGGCGCGCGCCTATAGCCTGCTGACCGATGAAGGGCGGCTGGTGGCCGAGGTGGGTCGCGGCACCTTTGTGGCTGGCCAAAGCCGCAATGCACACGCCATTGTGCCGGCCTTGATTCACGAGGTTGACGAAGACACAGCAGAATTTCGCAGCAGCCGTGTGCCCGATGTGGGCCAGGGGTTGTTGATTGACGACGCCCTGATCCGGCTGGGGCAATCGCACCGGCGGCGGCACATCAATTACCCAACCCCCCAAACGGATTTCGAGGCACGCGCGGCTATCGTCGATTGGATCGGGGCCGGGCGCGTCGGGCGCCTGGATGCTGACCATGTTGTGCTTGGCAATGGCGCGCAGAACTGCGTGATCCTTGCATTGCAGGCGGAATTGCACGGCGCGCACCCGGTCATTCTGACGGAAGAACTGGCCTATCCTGGTGTCCGGCACGCCGCGCGCTTGTTGCGCGCAGAGGTGATCGGCGTGGAAATGGATGACGACGGCATCATCCCGGCGGCCTTGGCGGAAACCTATCGCACCCACGGGGGGCAGGTGTTATTGACGGCGGCAGAAGTACACAGCCCGACAACCACCAAGACAAGCTATGCGCGCAAAAAGGAAATCGCCGCGCTGGCAGAGCGGTTTGGCCTGACGATCATCGAAGATGACTGCCATTCCATCGCGCCAACGGTAGTGCCGGCCTATCGCGCGATTTTGCCGAAGCAATCGTATTTCATATCATCCTTGACCAAATCGGTCAGCGGGGCGCTGCGGTTTGGCTATGCGGTTGCGCCGATGGGACGGCACAAGGCATTGCAGCAAGTTGCGCAAAGCTCGTTTCACGGGGTGGCGCAGCCAATGCTAGATGTCGTAACCGATCTTGTAACACGCGGGGATGCGGCCCGGGTCCGCGATCAGGTGATTGCACATACCGCGCAGCGGGTCCGCCTTGGGGTGAACCGATTAGGGGGATGGGACCTGCGCTGGCGTGAAGATGTGCCATTTCTATGGCTGAAATTGCCGCAGGGATGGCGCGCATCAAGCTTTGCCCTGGCCTGCGAGCGGGCAGGGATCAGTGTGCGTCCGGCGGATGAGTTTGCCCTTGCCAATGCAAGTGCGCCCAATGCTGTCCGGCTGGCCGTGACAACATGCGGATCAGAGCCGCAGTATTTAGCAGCACTTGGGGTTATGAATGACTTGTTGGCGAATCCGGATGTGCGCATGGAAAGTTGA
- a CDS encoding DUF1127 domain-containing protein, whose product MSHALRTAQIVALNEYAPLPLVADLAVRFAVVVTKWDRLRKTRKQLRGLDKHLLRDIGLDAFTAQAEASKPFWQD is encoded by the coding sequence ATGTCACACGCGCTGAGAACTGCGCAGATCGTCGCATTGAATGAATACGCTCCGCTGCCTCTGGTCGCTGATCTTGCGGTTCGTTTTGCGGTGGTCGTGACCAAATGGGACCGATTGCGCAAAACCCGCAAGCAATTGCGCGGACTGGACAAGCATTTGCTGCGCGATATTGGCCTGGATGCCTTCACCGCCCAGGCGGAAGCATCCAAGCCTTTCTGGCAGGACTGA
- a CDS encoding PaaI family thioesterase, whose protein sequence is MELQMDIPALERFVATHFPQMGDDFRVEELTETGVVIRLHVAERHLRPGGTVSGPSMFALADIGMYLAILARIGPVALAVTTNCAIDFMRKPAAGVDMLCTARLLKLGRVLAVGDALLYSEGLAEPVARASLTYSIPPR, encoded by the coding sequence ATGGAACTGCAGATGGATATTCCGGCACTGGAGCGGTTTGTCGCGACCCATTTTCCGCAAATGGGTGATGACTTTCGGGTTGAGGAACTGACCGAAACAGGGGTGGTCATCAGATTGCACGTGGCAGAGCGGCACTTGCGCCCTGGCGGCACTGTATCCGGCCCGTCAATGTTCGCATTGGCGGATATCGGCATGTATCTGGCTATTCTGGCCCGGATTGGTCCGGTCGCACTGGCAGTGACCACAAATTGTGCCATTGATTTCATGCGCAAGCCCGCCGCCGGGGTAGACATGCTTTGCACGGCGCGTCTGCTGAAACTGGGGCGTGTTCTGGCAGTTGGCGATGCGCTGCTTTATTCCGAAGGACTTGCAGAGCCTGTCGCGCGGGCCTCCCTGACCTATTCGATCCCGCCACGATAA
- a CDS encoding enoyl-CoA hydratase, which translates to MTILHRNDAASVATLTMDAPERLNALSDDMLAALTSAFDDIAADASVRAVILRGTGKAFCAGHDLKEMQAGRQAPDGGAAYFKDLFDRCATMMQRIQSMPQPVIAQVHGIATAAGCQLVATCDMAIAADDTRFGVNGVNIGLFCSTPMVALTRNIGRKAAFEMLTTGRFVDAREAQDLGLINRAVHADALERETSELAQSIAKKLPAAVKIGKQAFYAQAQMSTAEAYAYAGDVMVQNMLIADTDEGINAFLGKRPPNWS; encoded by the coding sequence ATGACAATCCTGCACCGCAATGACGCGGCGTCTGTTGCAACACTGACAATGGATGCGCCTGAACGGCTGAACGCATTATCCGATGACATGCTGGCGGCCCTGACATCCGCATTTGACGATATCGCCGCGGATGCAAGCGTGCGCGCCGTGATCCTGCGCGGGACAGGCAAGGCCTTTTGCGCAGGCCATGACCTAAAGGAAATGCAGGCGGGGCGACAGGCGCCGGATGGCGGCGCAGCCTATTTCAAGGACCTTTTTGATCGCTGCGCCACCATGATGCAGCGCATCCAATCCATGCCCCAGCCCGTGATCGCTCAGGTCCACGGGATCGCAACCGCCGCCGGCTGTCAGCTTGTCGCCACCTGCGATATGGCTATCGCCGCGGATGACACACGTTTCGGGGTCAATGGGGTCAATATCGGCCTGTTCTGTTCCACGCCCATGGTGGCGCTGACGCGCAATATCGGACGCAAGGCCGCGTTCGAGATGCTGACGACAGGCCGATTTGTGGACGCGCGCGAGGCGCAGGACCTGGGGTTGATCAATCGCGCCGTGCATGCCGACGCGTTGGAACGTGAAACAAGCGAACTGGCCCAATCCATCGCAAAAAAGCTGCCTGCCGCGGTGAAAATCGGCAAGCAGGCCTTTTATGCCCAGGCGCAGATGTCAACGGCCGAGGCTTATGCCTATGCCGGTGACGTCATGGTCCAGAACATGTTGATTGCGGATACCGATGAGGGGATCAACGCGTTTCTGGGCAAGCGCCCGCCAAACTGGTCGTAA
- a CDS encoding carboxypeptidase M32, with amino-acid sequence MTAYDELMTFQRQTEALAQVAGRLGWDQETMMPQGATPQRAEEHAAMAQVLHARRIDPRIGAWLELAEAPDPVAKANLRHVKRSFERTAKVPADLAAELAKTTSLAHRVWAQARGDEDVAAFLPMLQKVVDLRKQEAAAVAGDADPYDALLDDYEPGATGADLAAMFDALRPRLVALRAAILDKPAPVQLDQVFDEDGQLALSSKLALAFGYDIANGRIDKAVHPFSSGSGLDVRITTRTSPRDPFNCFYSTIHEVGHAAYEQGIDDAYLLTPLGRGVSMGVHESQSRIYENQLGRSRAFTGWLFGQMRDTFGDFGIPDEDAFYATVNRVSDGFIRTEADEVQYNLHVLLRFDLERALMSGDLAVNDLEAAWNDRFAADFGFAVDKPSNGVLQDVHWSEGLFGYFPTYTLGNVYAGCLHQALRAAVPDLDADLSQGDTSRATTWLRANLQQHGGLRSPTDTIKHAAGMDPSEAPILDYLEAKFGEIYDL; translated from the coding sequence ATGACCGCATATGACGAGCTGATGACCTTTCAGCGCCAGACTGAAGCCCTGGCGCAAGTCGCGGGGCGCCTGGGCTGGGATCAGGAAACCATGATGCCGCAAGGTGCGACCCCGCAGCGCGCGGAAGAGCATGCGGCAATGGCCCAGGTCCTGCATGCCCGCCGGATTGATCCACGCATCGGCGCGTGGCTTGAGCTGGCAGAGGCACCGGACCCGGTTGCCAAGGCCAATCTGCGCCACGTCAAACGCAGTTTTGAACGGACCGCGAAGGTCCCCGCCGATTTGGCGGCGGAACTGGCAAAGACAACCTCGCTTGCGCATCGGGTCTGGGCGCAGGCCCGCGGGGATGAAGATGTCGCAGCCTTCCTGCCAATGCTGCAAAAGGTGGTGGACCTGCGCAAGCAGGAAGCGGCGGCTGTTGCTGGCGATGCGGATCCCTATGATGCGCTTTTGGATGACTACGAACCGGGCGCAACAGGTGCCGATCTGGCCGCGATGTTTGACGCGCTGCGGCCGCGCCTTGTGGCTTTGCGTGCGGCTATTCTGGACAAACCCGCACCTGTGCAACTGGATCAGGTCTTCGACGAGGATGGTCAACTGGCATTGTCCAGCAAGCTTGCCCTTGCCTTTGGCTACGACATCGCAAACGGCCGGATTGACAAGGCCGTACACCCGTTTTCGTCAGGGTCTGGCCTGGATGTCCGGATTACCACCCGCACCAGTCCACGCGATCCATTCAACTGCTTTTATTCGACCATTCACGAGGTCGGACATGCGGCCTATGAGCAGGGAATTGATGATGCCTATCTGTTAACCCCGTTGGGGCGCGGGGTGTCGATGGGCGTTCATGAAAGCCAAAGCCGGATTTACGAAAACCAGCTGGGCCGTAGCCGGGCCTTTACGGGCTGGCTGTTCGGTCAGATGCGCGACACGTTTGGTGATTTTGGCATCCCGGATGAAGATGCCTTTTACGCGACCGTCAACCGTGTCAGCGACGGGTTTATCCGCACCGAGGCGGATGAGGTGCAATATAACCTGCATGTGCTGCTGCGCTTTGATCTGGAGCGGGCGTTGATGTCGGGCGATCTGGCGGTGAATGATCTCGAAGCTGCCTGGAATGACCGGTTTGCGGCGGATTTCGGCTTTGCGGTCGATAAACCGTCCAACGGTGTGTTGCAGGATGTGCATTGGTCCGAAGGCCTGTTTGGGTATTTTCCGACCTACACATTGGGTAATGTCTATGCTGGGTGTCTGCATCAGGCGCTGCGGGCCGCCGTCCCCGATCTGGATGCGGATCTGTCGCAGGGCGACACGTCACGCGCCACCACGTGGCTGCGGGCGAACCTGCAACAGCATGGCGGGTTACGCAGCCCCACGGACACGATCAAACATGCCGCCGGGATGGACCCAAGCGAAGCGCCGATCCTTGACTATCTCGAGGCGAAATTCGGCGAAATCTACGATCTGTAG
- the ctaA gene encoding heme A synthase has translation MATKRSIFEEVGAAPKQAATPGGIDRAGQGARGAIRLWLMVLFALVVLMIAVGGLTRLTDSGLSITEWKPVTGAVPPMSETVWEEEFEKYRAIPEYQLQNKGMTLAEFKVIYYWEWGHRQLGRVIGLVWALGFVGFLVARKIPTGWTPRLFFIGVLGGVQGTIGWWMVSSGLQEGMLDVASYRLAIHLGLAFVIFGFIAWYIYRLARSQADLLQARRNGDRALARWAGALMALAFLQIVAGALVAGIDAGRAYPDWPLMAGGFLPPQPFDLVPLWRNFFEDAGLVQFMHRMLGYALFLLGLIVWFRARKSANDQTRFAFNLIMAVMLLQVVLGIVTVIYSAPWQIAIVHQLGAVALWALIIRGRFLAQYPLTQTIRGTRA, from the coding sequence ATGGCAACAAAGCGCAGCATTTTTGAAGAGGTCGGTGCCGCCCCAAAACAGGCAGCCACGCCCGGCGGTATCGACCGCGCCGGGCAGGGCGCCCGCGGGGCTATTCGGCTGTGGCTGATGGTTTTGTTCGCGCTTGTCGTGCTGATGATTGCCGTTGGTGGTCTGACCCGCCTGACCGATAGCGGTCTGTCGATTACCGAGTGGAAGCCCGTCACAGGCGCTGTCCCACCCATGTCAGAGACCGTCTGGGAAGAGGAATTCGAAAAATACCGCGCGATCCCTGAATATCAGTTACAAAACAAGGGCATGACCCTGGCTGAATTCAAGGTGATTTACTATTGGGAATGGGGTCACCGGCAATTGGGCCGTGTCATCGGCCTGGTTTGGGCGCTTGGCTTTGTGGGCTTCCTTGTGGCCCGAAAAATCCCCACGGGTTGGACGCCCCGGTTGTTTTTCATCGGCGTGCTGGGGGGGGTGCAGGGGACCATAGGCTGGTGGATGGTGTCATCCGGCCTGCAAGAGGGGATGCTGGATGTTGCCTCTTACCGGCTTGCCATTCATCTGGGGCTGGCCTTTGTCATCTTCGGGTTCATTGCCTGGTATATTTACCGGCTGGCCCGCAGCCAGGCGGATTTGCTGCAGGCCCGCCGCAATGGGGACCGCGCACTTGCCCGCTGGGCCGGGGCGCTGATGGCGCTTGCTTTTTTGCAGATTGTTGCGGGCGCGCTGGTGGCAGGCATTGATGCGGGCCGCGCCTATCCGGACTGGCCGCTGATGGCGGGTGGCTTTCTGCCACCGCAGCCTTTTGATCTGGTTCCCCTCTGGCGCAACTTCTTCGAGGATGCAGGGCTTGTTCAATTCATGCACCGGATGCTGGGCTATGCCCTGTTCCTGCTGGGGCTGATTGTCTGGTTCCGGGCCCGGAAATCGGCCAACGACCAGACCCGGTTTGCATTCAATCTGATCATGGCGGTGATGCTGCTGCAGGTGGTGCTGGGGATCGTCACGGTCATCTATTCCGCCCCGTGGCAGATTGCGATCGTCCATCAATTGGGTGCTGTTGCGCTATGGGCGCTGATCATTCGTGGCCGTTTCCTGGCCCAATACCCGCTGACACAGACCATTCGAGGCACACGCGCATGA
- a CDS encoding RNA methyltransferase, producing the protein MPSPDPQPAFVLIRPQMGENIGAAARAMWNFGLDRMRIIAPRDGWPNQKAVAMASGAGRLLDEAQLFDDTPAAIGDFDYVYATTARPRGLTKPVLTPEAAMAEASARIAAGGKVAVMFGPERAGMENDDIARANAIISVPVNPDFPSLNLAQCVLLVGYEWRRAATVTPPLRVDASGDWAAQIEIEKLAAHYEDRLDAAGFFFPAHKAANMKLNLRNLWSRMPMTRADVQMLHGIMRQMVRWKEKG; encoded by the coding sequence ATGCCCAGCCCTGACCCCCAACCAGCATTTGTGCTGATCCGCCCGCAAATGGGTGAAAATATCGGTGCCGCGGCCCGCGCGATGTGGAATTTCGGTCTGGACCGGATGCGGATCATTGCCCCGCGTGATGGTTGGCCGAACCAAAAGGCGGTTGCCATGGCCAGTGGTGCCGGACGCCTGCTGGACGAGGCGCAATTGTTTGACGACACCCCTGCGGCCATAGGTGATTTTGACTATGTCTATGCCACGACGGCCCGGCCGCGTGGATTGACCAAGCCCGTGCTGACCCCAGAGGCCGCCATGGCCGAGGCATCCGCCCGTATTGCCGCGGGGGGCAAGGTGGCGGTGATGTTCGGGCCGGAACGTGCGGGGATGGAAAATGACGATATTGCCCGTGCCAATGCCATCATCTCTGTCCCGGTCAACCCGGATTTTCCATCCTTGAACCTTGCCCAATGTGTTCTTCTGGTGGGGTACGAATGGCGTCGCGCGGCCACGGTGACGCCGCCTTTGCGGGTGGATGCATCGGGTGACTGGGCCGCGCAGATCGAGATTGAAAAACTAGCCGCGCATTACGAAGACCGGCTGGACGCCGCTGGATTTTTCTTCCCCGCGCATAAGGCCGCCAATATGAAGTTGAACCTGCGCAATCTCTGGTCCCGCATGCCGATGACGCGTGCGGATGTGCAGATGTTGCATGGGATCATGCGCCAGATGGTGCGGTGGAAGGAAAAGGGCTAG
- a CDS encoding TfoX/Sxy family protein, whose amino-acid sequence MAYDQGHAELMRDALKDQDGISEKKMFGGLCFLRHGHMICGVHQGGGLARIGKTAEPDALRIAGTAPLSFTGRKMGGMIDLDEDLLGDETRLHKIVAMALAHANSLPPKA is encoded by the coding sequence ATGGCCTATGATCAGGGACATGCGGAATTGATGCGGGACGCGCTGAAGGATCAGGACGGGATCAGCGAAAAGAAGATGTTCGGCGGCCTGTGCTTCCTGCGGCACGGGCATATGATCTGCGGTGTTCATCAGGGTGGCGGGCTGGCCCGCATTGGTAAAACGGCAGAACCGGATGCGCTCCGGATCGCCGGAACCGCGCCCTTGTCGTTCACCGGGCGCAAGATGGGGGGCATGATCGACCTGGACGAAGACCTGCTGGGCGATGAGACCCGGCTACATAAAATCGTGGCGATGGCCCTGGCCCATGCCAACTCCCTGCCGCCCAAGGCATAG
- a CDS encoding thiamine phosphate synthase, producing the protein MSDAQDAPQIYLITPPEFDLSSFPDTLAACLDHVEVGCVRLALSTKDEQRVAKAADALREVTHARDVALVIDSHVMLVERLGLDGVHLPDGARSVKKSRKTLGDDAIVGSYCTNSRHDGMTAGELGADYVSFGPIGVTPLGDGRQAELALFEWWSLMIEVPVVAEGALDADLIRNLAPHTDFFGIGEEIWAHDAPASALQAFHAAMRG; encoded by the coding sequence ATGTCGGACGCGCAAGACGCCCCTCAGATTTACCTGATCACGCCACCCGAATTTGATCTGTCTTCCTTTCCCGACACGCTGGCTGCATGTCTGGATCATGTCGAGGTCGGCTGCGTCCGTCTGGCGCTCAGCACCAAGGACGAACAGCGCGTTGCCAAAGCCGCCGACGCCCTGCGCGAGGTGACCCATGCCCGTGATGTTGCCTTGGTGATCGACAGCCATGTGATGCTGGTTGAACGGCTTGGGCTTGATGGGGTGCATCTTCCCGACGGGGCCAGATCGGTCAAGAAAAGCCGCAAGACCTTGGGCGACGATGCTATCGTGGGCAGCTATTGCACCAATTCACGCCATGACGGCATGACAGCAGGCGAACTTGGCGCCGACTATGTCAGTTTCGGCCCCATCGGCGTGACCCCTTTGGGTGACGGGCGGCAGGCTGAATTGGCGTTGTTTGAATGGTGGTCGCTGATGATCGAGGTCCCCGTGGTCGCCGAAGGCGCGCTGGATGCCGACTTGATCCGCAATCTTGCGCCACACACAGATTTTTTCGGCATAGGCGAGGAAATCTGGGCGCATGACGCCCCCGCCTCAGCCCTGCAGGCGTTCCATGCCGCGATGCGCGGCTAA